In Arachis stenosperma cultivar V10309 chromosome 1, arast.V10309.gnm1.PFL2, whole genome shotgun sequence, one DNA window encodes the following:
- the LOC130939360 gene encoding probable serine/threonine-protein kinase PBL18, whose protein sequence is MVDGYRSMVENPSPMRNATNHMMLGFLAGISTVMLVAAILFCLFGTKLIALFKQHRTLKGKEYKSFKDETMPLRRFTFDEIERATKNFSQEFLLGSGAFGNVYKGNFELEGTLAIKRAHGESFLSIDEFRNEVRLLATVKHRNLIGLVGYCEEPERFGARILVYEYVPNGSLLEYMIGRKNSLTWKQRVNIAIGAARGIAYLHEGIKPSIIHRDLKPSNILLGEGFEAKVSDFGLVKSGPIEDQSHVSSQIKGTPGYLDPAYCSSFHLTKFTDVYSFGVILLQLVSARPAVDTNEVQSKQHIIDWASPSLEKGNVEEIIDANLLCQSEPCNMRVMLKMGQLALRCVVQEPKSRPTMIQVCQELEQALYSEDTFNNKQHSSKGFPKSIGLSQQSSVQKNDSFVSIDGVGLQKFHIDMDSLSFQSTRLMCLENNSISIDIDNNNLNRIQEDGDI, encoded by the exons ATGGTTGATGGATATAGAAGTATGGTGGAGAACCCATCACCAATGAGAAACGCAACAAATCACATGATGCTGGGATTTCTTGCTGGAATTTCGACAGTTATGTTAGTTGCTGCCATATTGTTCTGCCTCTTTGGAACAAAGCTCATTGCACTTTTCAAACAACATAGGACTTTGAAAG GTAAAGAGTACAAAAGCTTCAAAGATGAAACAATGCCTCTAAGGCGTTTTACCTTTGATGAAATAGAGAGAGCTACCAAGAACTTTAGCCAAGAATTCTTACTTGGTTCTGGTGCATTTGGAAATGTTTACAAAGGAAATTTTGAATTAGAAGGAACTTTAGCCATTAAGAGAGCTCACGGCGAATCCTTCTTAAGCATCGATGAATTCCGAAATG AAGTTAGGCTCCTTGCAACTGTAAAGCACAGAAATCTTATTGGTCTAGTGGGGTATTGTGAAGAACCAG AAAGATTTGGGGCAAGAATTCTGGTATATGAATATGTACCAAATGGCTCTCTGCTTGAATATATGATTG GAAGGAAGAATAGCTTGACTTGGAAGCAAAGAGTGAACATAGCAATAGGAGCAGCTAGAG gcaTAGCTTATTTACATGAAGGAATAAAGCCGAGTATAATTCATCGTGATCTCAAACCAAGTAACATCCTATTAGGTGAAGGTTTCGAGGCTAAGGTCTCGGATTTCGGGTTGGTGAAATCCGGCCCTATTGAGGACCAATCACATGTGAGTAGCCAAATCAAAGGGACACCAGGGTATCTTGATCCGGCATACTGTTCAAGCTTTCACTTGACAAAATTCACTGATGTTTATAGCTTTGGTGTCATACTTCTTCAACTTGTTTCAGCTAGACCTGCTGTTGATACAAATGAGGTACAAAGCAAGCAACATATAATTGATTGG GCAAGCCCTAGCTTAGAGAAGGGTAATGTTGAAGAAATCATAGATGCAAACTTGCTATGTCAAAGTGAGCCATGCAATATGAGAGTTATGCTGAAGATGGGTCAACTTGCTTTAAGATGTGTGGTTCAAGAACCAAAAAGTAGACCTACAATGATTCAAGTGTGTCAAGAACTAGAACAAGCGCTATACTCTGAAGATACCTTCAACAACAAGCAACATTCTTCAAAGGGTTTCCCTAAATCAATTGGATTGTCTCAGCAATCATCAGTGCAAAAGAATGATAGCTTTGTGAGCATAGATGGTGTTGGACTTCAGAAATTCCATATTGATATGGATAGCTTATCATTTCAGAGTACAAGGTTAATGTGCCtagaaaataatagtataaGTATTGACATTGATAACAACAACTTGAACAGAATTCAAGAGGATGGGGACATATAA